The genomic stretch ACAATAAGCCAGGTAGAAGAGGTCGGAAACCAAAAGCAAACAGAACTCAAAACCAGAGCCTTGGTGAAGATGGGGGACTGGGTTTGGAGAGTGAAAACCCTGCTGAGAATGATAAAAAAAGACGAGTTAAAAGGCAGGTTAGAAATCAACAAGAAATCAACAAGGATGGAGATGGAGAAGAGGAGCAAGGGAAGGAAAAAGTGGTGAGTGCATGCCCTCTTCAAACTATGGGTCATGATGATTTTTGGTTTTTTCTTgccaaaaatcaaattgataaaCTAAGATTATGCAAAAAGATCTCAACTTTTCAATGGTTTGAATGCCATGTGTATTATGCTTTTGCCTGCTTGGTTAATTGGCTTTGTTGGTATCTCTGCTGACCTTAATTCTGCATTTTGTTATTATAGTGTAATGAACTTGAACGGAACACTTGCCACCAGTGCAAGAGAAATGACAAGGGAAGGGTGGTTCGTTGCACCAGTTGTAATGCAAAGAGATACTGTTTACTTTGCATCACCAGATGGTATGGAGACATATGctaacaacttttttttttcttctgtattttttttttactgctgAAATTTAGGCGTGAGAGTGGTGCATTTGTTGAATTAAAGGCAAAAAAGGGTCATTTGGTGTTGTTCCTGCATAGTTATAGTCATCTACCCTATGATAGGAATATTTTGAGGGAAATTTCTCTTTACAGGATGTTAATCACACTTATGGTCAAGTGTTTCAGCTGTATATAGTGATGGTTTCCTAAATTGTTGCTATCTTCCTTTTTGTTTCCATGAAAAAGGTATCCCGGTGTGCCAGAGGAGGCTTTTGCAGAAAAATGCCCTGTATGTCTCCAAAACTGCAATTGCAAAGCGTGCTTGCGATTGGATGGGTCTATAAGGGTTGGCTTCTTTCGCTCTTCtaggttttaaattttaatatttgatgtttCTCTTGAATACCAGTTTTATGTACTGACCTGGGATTTCTCGTCTCCCCACTATAGgcaatgaagaaattaaaatttgaagtcAGCTTAGAGGAGAAGGTTCAGTACTCTAAATATATATTGCTACTGCTCCTGCCTTTCTTGAGACAATTCAATGCAGAACAAATGACGGAGAGAGAGGTTGAAGCTAAGATTCGTGGTATTCTTCTGTTTGATGAAAGTGCCCTGTTATGGCTTTGCATTCTTCTTATTCAATGATTTCTTGTTGTTCTCAGCTGTGTAAAAAATCTTTTATTGATGCGTGAAAATAAGATAAAAGCAAACCCTAGGTGGCTTCATGATTGATATTATGTCACTAATAAGAAGagaaaagtgaaaaagtaataTTCTTAATTATACAAAAGAAGTCATATACCTATATGCTACAAaaatgccaaaaataaaaataatagaagaATGCAAAACCATAACCGGGCACTGTTCTATAGTACATggactaataaaaataatagaagaAGTCATATACCTATAGTACATGGACTAATGAAGTACTTAAACTGTTCTAAGTTTGCAAGTTTTGGAGTTGCATAGTTGTATGTATAGGTTACCACTCACTCAGTAGAGGATATCCTATGGTGATGACATGTTGAACTTGTGCTTTTCTTAACTCTGATGTACGGTAAGggaattacaaatttttattttttttctattttttcttaaaGGAGTAATCCCTTCAGAGTTACATCTACAAGAAGCAAATTGCCAGCAGAATGAGCGGATGTATTGGTAGGTTTTGGAAATGCCTTCTTTATTGTATGCCAATTATTCACTCCTTTGCTGAAATATCTTTTGTGCCACATGGTTCTTGCAGCAACAACTGCAGAACATCCATTTTTGATTTTCACAGAAGCTGTTCAAAGTGTTCCTATGACCTTTGCCTTACCTGCTGCCAAGAGCTAAGGAATGGCCACCTACAGGGGAGTGAAAAAGAAGTTGCCGTGAAATACATTAACAATGGGCTAGAGTACTTGCATGGTGACACTAATAGTGGAACCGCTATGAAAGGAAGCTCCAAGAAACGTGTTGACTATAAAGTCATTGAAGACGTTGAGTTAAAATCTGAATTGAAACCCATTGATACTGAAGAAAAACTTTTTCTCCCAAAGCCTGCTGGTGATTGCTGTCTTCAATGGAGAtctggagaaaatggtgaaattCCTTGTCCACCAGATAATATGGGCGGTTGCAATGAGGGAAGCTTAGTATTAAAGCACTTGTTAGGGGAGAATTATGTTTCAGAATTGCTAGCAAAAGCAGAAGAAATAGCAAAGACATGCAAGTTGGACGAAGTGTCTGGAGATTCTCAGCAGACTTGTTCTTGTTTGAAATCAGTTAACATGAATGACCTTCGTAACATGTTATGCAAGGCAgcttctaggaaggattctgaTGATAATTATTTATACTTCCCCGAAGCTAAAGATCTTCAGCATGAGGATCTGAAGCATTTCCAATGGCATTGGCGTAAAGGAGAACCTGTAATTGTCAGTAATGTTCTGGAAACTACCTCAGGATTGAGTTGGGAGCCCCGGGTTATGCAGCGCGCCTTCCGCCAGAAAAGAAGTCAAAACCATTCGTTTCTTTTAGATGTGATTGCTGTCAACTGCTTGGATTGGTGTGAGGTTAGTGCGGAAATTTTGCCCcaaaaaattatcaataatGCTTTGCTGAATGACACTATTGAGAATAGTATGGTACTCAAGGAGTGCGTTTATTGGATGATTCTATATGGTCAATTTCTTTAACGAGTTGTGTTGTGCTAATGTTATTTCTGGGGTGACGTGCAGGTTCAAATTAATATCTCCAAGTTTTTTAAGGGATATATGGACTGTCAATTTGACAGATACGGGTGGCCTCAAATTCTCAAGCTGAAAGACTGGCCACCATCCAATTTATTTGATGAGCGGTTGCCTCGTCATGCTGCTGAGTTTGAAAACTGCCTTCCTTTCAAGGCATACACGAGTCCTAAAAACGGGTACTTAAATATTGCTGTGAAGTTGCCGGAGGATTCCTTGAAACCAGATATGGGACCAAAGACATATATTGCTTATGGAATCCATCAAGAACTAGGCCGTGGTGACTCTGTAACCAAGCTGCATTGTGATATGTCTGATGCGGTATCTACACAACTTTATGCCTTGAATAAGTGGAAATGACTGAAGCAACTGCGTTTTGGATACTACTATTATATATACCAGATTTTTGGCTTTATTGCAATGTAGTTGCTCTATAgaagtaggaaaaaaaaactgattATGTGTCTCCTTACGAGGTTCGTATAAATTTTTGTTGCAGGTGAATATCTTGACACATGCTCAAGGAACAAAATTAACACCGGAACACCTTTTAACTATAGAAGAGTTGAAAAAGCGGCATGCTGCCCAGGATCAAAAGGAACTGGAGATGGGTGATCAGCAGGAAAAATGTGAAAGTGGAGTTTATGCATTGAATGATGAATATCCTCGTCACGATTTGGTGACAAAAGCAAAGTCCGTTGATCAAGGAGATGAGAAATCTGCCGCCTCGATGAAGTTAGAGATGCAGGGTAGTACTGATGGGGTATTGACCGGTACTCGGAATATTGCCTGCACTCCTGAAACTGGTGCAAATGGTGAAGGGGCGGGATGTAGAAGTATGAACCTTAACTGCGATATGCAATTAAGTAATGACTCTGAAGTATTAGAACACAGCGATGGTGGCGCTCTCTGGGATATCTTTAGGAGGGAAGATGTTCCCAAGTTGGAAAAATATCTAAGGAAGCACTTCAAGGAGTTCAGGCATATTCATTGTTACCCTGTGCCACATGTACGAACTTTTTCATGATTGTAGTATCCAACTACGGTGATTTTGAGATTACTTTATTTCAATTACCatcgctctctctctcttttaattAGGTTGTTCACCCCATACACGATCAAGCTTTTTACTTGACTGTTGAGCATAAAAAGAGGCTTAAGGAAGAATACGGTTAGTTTCTTGTGTAACCACTGTTATCCATCtctacttttaaattttacggagtatttgaATAGTATGCTATGCTGAACTCTATCTTACAGGGATTGAACCATGGACGTTCATTCAAAAATTAGGAGATGCTGTTTTCATACCAGCGGGTTGCCCTCATCAAGTTAGAAATTTAAAGGTATATTAGCTTATACATCTCATTAAGCCATTGATCTTGGTTACTTCAGCATCTATGGCTATAGTTTTCTATATGTATTTTTGCTCGATCTTTCCCAAGGCGGTATGTTTTTCAGCATTGCCCATAAGGTCAAGTTTTGAAACTGTTCTACTTATCCATTGTGTTTTAACTCGTCTTATAAGTTCAAAGGCGTGCATTACTGTTTTTAACTATGATGTTTGCTGATATATGCAATTATTTATTGTCTTTCCTTTCGAAATAAAGACGACCTGTTTCTGTTTTTCTTGGCAGTCGTGCTTAAAAGTTGCTGTTGACTTCGTTTCTCCCGAAAATATTCACGAGTGCATGAGACTGACTAAGGAGTTCCGAACTCTTCCTCAAAATCACAGGGCCAAGGAAGATAAACTGGAGGTGTGATTTCTGTTGATGTATCTGAAGTTCGATATAAATTCTTTCTGATATAAATTTATGATTTTGCACACACTTCTTTATATCAGTAAATTTTCCCGAGTGATTTTCTTCTTTACATTGTGATACACCTGAATAAAAATTTGATCTTCAACACTTCTCTTGAACAGGTTAAGAAAATGATCATTTGTGCAGTGAAGGACGCACTGAACGATATTGAGAAATTAACTTTGTAAGTATGCCAAGCCCCTAAAGCTAGCAATGCTGGCTTGCTTATTGTTCGAGAAAAAAGATTGATTAGTTCTCGCTTGGTTCATCTATCCCGTGGCTATACACAGTATATAATTAACCGATAAATTGCATGGTTTGATTTGCAGGGAACCGACGGGGACAAGTTAACTCAAACCAACTGCAGATTATGAGAGATGTGCTGTATATAGCTGTCTAACATGTCATCTGTTTTTTCCCACTGTTATCATTTGCTTGACCATTTCCTCCGTTTTTGCTTTGTCGAAAATTGGAGAAGAGTGTTTAATTCCACGCTTGACATGTTACCCTGATTGATGAATTATGATCTTAAGAATCAAATTCGCATTCCACATTTATTTCCATTATTACCATTTCTATATTCTCTATTTCTAATTTGATTTGTCTGCTGCACCTTTCCCCCCGGCCTGGCGAGCATTGCATCGCCTAGGATCGAACGGTTTCGTGGTTTTCTCGCAACGAGCGCATAATGCCAGGttagtttttatgtttttattatatatatacagtaacTCTGAAAAGCATATATGCAGGAGAATTAGacaatatgtatacatatatgtgaaaAAAATTTGTGAGGAAAAGACTGAGAATCCATTGATGAGATTTGAATGTCTCACGATGAATCCGAGAggaacatatgtatatatatatatatgtatatatatttctgcaTAATATTTATCCTTTTTGAACTAtgagggaaagaaaacggaaccAATTTGATTAATGTCtttttctatttcttcttcttcttcattgcaGCATAACAGGGAGtcataatctgactcaaatacatagagtccttaATCTGCTATGTTAACGGGGCTGACACAGCAGAACCATTTCTTGCCCGAGTGATGGCGTTGGACGAGGCGGTCAGCATTCCGCTTTTTGAAGGACGAGAGCTTGCGACCGGCTTTAGATTCGGGCTGGTCCCCGAGGGTACCATCCCGGAGCGCCCTCCGTTCTTTGCGGGCCTTGTCGAAAATGAAGGAGTAGTCGTTGGGGTCGTTGACGTCCCATTCGCCGAACTTGGGCAGGGCCTTGTTCATGTTTGCTTCTGTCATCTCCGATCAAGAAGAGGCAATGAGACATACGAGAAGCCCAGAAAAAGACAGACACAAAAGGCAAGAGAATTCCTCCCATCACTTATCTCCTTTCCTTTATACTAGGAAATGTTTTTGCATGCATGTCTACCATTACAATTCAAGGCCCGTCGTGAATGTGGGAAACAAATTTAAGCCTCATTTCCTTGGTTTTCATCGTATATAAATTATTTGGAAATTTTTACCCACACTGCAATTcaacaaaacacaaaattttccatttttctttcatattttttcCTTGCCAACTTTACCCAACAATGGTCGGGCCTATGGAGATCCATTGAAGTTTTCCTTAAAATATATTTCGTATGAATAATATTACacgaattgaagcatgtgttccaagCAAcaagtaactttttttttatcggGGCAATTGGCTCTAAGCAACACATAGCTTTTTTTATCGGGGGTGACTTGGAGATTTGAATCCATGACTTTTGGTATGAGATTGActttgatattaaattaaagCACGTACTTCatttcaattataaaaatttaggctgataattgaattgtatatttatgtttatatattattatatgctcaacaacaCACATTCTTTAGTATAatggagtatatatatttgacttTTAGTTATTATCAAAGTGGCATATTTGATTCTTTAGGTACTAAATTTGTCACAAATGTCATTAATTTTGTTCATGTAATAGTTTACAAATCACATAAGAGAGATAAATCGCACTTAAAAATTTGTATGGTGAATTTAACTAGGAGATTGTTGACAATAATTGAACGAGAATTATATTCTATTAATTCGATTACTCTTTTTAGGACATGAATATGTCAAGGATGACTAAATCTATCACTTAAATCATTAAGGAGTTAAATTTATACTAATTATAATTGAAGTATTAAAAATGTGATTAAGACTTGGTAGTTAATCCCGCAAAATGTGTTAAGTCGTGATTTGTTTGCGGCCGTGGAGTATTTTAAGCGTTAATCATTTTAGATGTCCATTATTGAAGTTTCCTTACGACCCTATAAAATATGGTTTACAAGGACAATAATTCCTCCCTATTACAATGTAGTTAGTCAATTAATCCCCTTAACTTTTTAAAGGTGAAATTACACCCAtcaacaattcattttgatACAATTAAGccaaaaaatttgttaatgacttgctatcacaggtcattagAGATTCGACCACCCTtcgataatttttcaataaaaaaagtGATCGGCGAACGATTGCATATCAATATATCACGGAGAAAGAGTAAGTCGCCTTCTCATTGGGAGAAGGTAACCAATGGTTTGCCTTCCGCCGAAGAAGGCGAACCAGTGGTTGCCTTATCCAAATGAGAAGGGGACAACAATTGTCGCCTTATCCCAATGAGAAGGAGACCACAGTTGTCATCTTCTCCTAGCGAGAGGCAACCACTAGGTTGCCTCTTCGGTAGGAAGGCGACCCAGATTTGGATTGCCTTCTCGCTGGAGATGGCGAACTAGTGGTTGCCTTCTCCCAATGAGAAGGCGACGCACTCCTTCTCCGTGATCGGCGATCGTTCGCTGATCACTTTTTGCCTAAAGATTCATCGAAGGGTAGCcggataattaatttttgaatttaattgtatcaaaatgaattgttgatgggtttaattgcactttcaaaaAGTTGAGGGGCCTGAAaattcacacaagtttttgccacaCTCCATAGGTGGAATTTGCATAGTGAGAAAGTTGGTGAGCAATGTCGTAAGAGTCGCAAGTGCTTATCGGATAGTTGGTGGGCCCTTTGTCGTGTATGATAACAAGATCACAGTAATGTGATAGGTGATAGTCTCTCTTAGTTGTATGCCCCTTTGctcaacaaattttaaaatcgtttcgctcaaaacgacgtcgttttgagcgaaacaactttttaaaaaaaataaattcagtgGTGAAGGACAATGGAGTCCTTTGCTGTGTGTGATGGTAGGATTGCTACAATATGATAGGTGATATCATCTTCGATTGTCTCTGTTAATTGCGTGCGTGTCGTGTGCGTTTGCACAAGTTTTAAAATCGTTTTGCTCAAAACGTcgtcgttttgagcgaaacaattttaaaaaaataaaccgGCTGGCTAAACCGACTAGTTGGCCAAACCAGCCAATTAGTCAGCTTGCCGACCACAAGTCCACAACTAATGCTCAAATAATGTTGGCCTTGAGGCTCCTAGCGCCTAGATGGCCACTTAGTGGTGAAGGACAATTGAATCCTTTGCTGTGTGCGATGGTGGGATTGCTACAATGCGATAGCTAATAGCATCTTTGATAGTCTGTACTAACTGTGTGCGTTTGCACAACAAGTTTTAAGATCgtttcgctcaaaacgacgtcgttttgagcgaaacaattttaaaaaaataaaccgGCCGGCTAAACCAACTCGTTGGCCGAACCGGCCAATTATGTTTCAAATTTGTCACctaattattaattaaggaTAGAGACAGCACAGACTCTGCACAGAGACTACTTATGTTAAAGTCATAGGAATATTATGGAATAAACACATTAGTTACTTAGATTAGAATGTCATATTCACCATAATCCGATCCGGTTGCCGGAGGATTCCGCCCTGCTAAGCGTCGGCTGTCCACGTTCTTCTGCAATACAGATAAACTTATTAAAAAAGGAAGGTAATAAAGTTTATAGATTTCTGCTAATATAAGAAATGATAAGTTAGTTGATAGTGAGGAAAGAGCAACCTggttaaaaaggaaaatttagTTGTCTGCCGAAGAATATCCGAGGTAACATTCCCTCCGGGATATTCAGCAGGTCATCAAACATCAGTCCATCGTCGAACTGCCAGGGGATTGGCGACGAATTCACAAAAGCTGTTTCGTCAATGTTCAGAGAATCAGTGACGACTGGGTGGGTTTGTACTTCTTCCAACTGGGGACGATATGGATCATGACTAGTGCCTGCTGAACTTTGACCAATTTCAAGTACTCCTACATCAGTATTAGTGACGAAATCAGCGACGATTGGGTGGGTTTGTACTTCTTCCAATGGGGGACGATCATGAATAATACCTGCTGAACTTTGACCAGTTTGAAATACTCCTACATCAGTATTAGTGACGGAATCAGCGACGACTGGGTGAGTTTGTACTTCTCCCAACAGGCGAAGATCCTGAATAATGCCTGCTGAACTTTGAACAGCTTGAAGTATTCCTGCATCAATATTAGTGACGGAATTAGTGGATACTGTCATTGAGCTTACgaactcattattattattattaccaccattTTGCGACGAAATGTCAGCATTTGCAGGAGGAGCAGCAGCAATAATTTGTGCTTGCGGGGGCATGATTCCATTATTATTGGCTTCCAATTCTTCGACTGTGGGCATCAACCCGAACTTTTTGTGACGGGGGCGTCTAGGTTGAGAGGTGGATCGCATTGTTCGTGAACGGCGACGATTTCCATGCTCCTCCACTGGCCTCCATTTGTTGTCACGACACCTCTGCAGATGACTAGCAATTTTTTCTCTTGTCAGACCTGGCACGTTCATCATCTCCGATATTTCCTTCGGATAGCAATCTATTCGTCGCAAAAAATAAACAGTAGTTACAAACATAAgcaaaaagtgtcaaatagatcaTAAACTCATCATCTTTGTGCAATCGAgtcattaaacttaaaaagtgtgcaatcaAATAATCAGACATGGAATGTTGGTTTAATTGCACACTTTAAAAGTTCAATAACCTAATTGAacataaacaattaatttagtgACCTATTTGACTTTTTTCCTAACAATAATATAACGAAGTTCGAACATGTCTACAACTCTACATGTTGCATGTGACctgtaaaagaaaatattaggCCAGACCCAAAATAATAAAGGTAAGGTGGGTAACCTAGTCAAGGTCACAAGTTCGAATCCTTACTCTCTCTGTTTGAGGCGATCAACCATGGATAATTTATGCTGGACTAAAGTCATAAAGTAAGGTTTACTCACACTCGAAAGAGTACGTGGAAGGATTTTCTCGTGGTAAAGTGAGAAAGGAATGTACTTCCTGCTCCGAGCTGATTGACGGCTTCCATGAATTTGGCATGGAGCTCTTCAGTCCACTTAAACTTGGCCCCTCTTCTCCTGGTTGGCACAAGATTAACGTTGTTTGAATCCGTTGCAAATTCTGTCGCAGTCTGATTGTCGGTGAAAACAATGTTGTTTTGTCCATTCATTAACGTCTCTGCCACCATGCTTATATCCAAAGCCTGATGAGTACTGTGATTCATCAGTCTTCTTTCCCTATACACATGTTGCCACAGATACTTCAACATGTCTACCGGAAAAGGTTTTTCCAGGTAAAGGAACACTCCTTGTTCTATAGCGCTCCTTGCCACCTCATCtccattttcatctttttcGTCACTAATCTCTGCAGTATTATTGATTAAACAATAATGTTTACCAGATTACATTAATCTTTCTAAAATGAATATGACAACAGATATTGCATTCTAActgagtcaatagtattaaaaacaaaaaaaaaaaaaacttacggACGACAAGCAGTTTCCTTTTAATGGCTTCTTCGAGGAGTTTAACGTTAACTTCCTTGTCTGGTAGGTAAAAGTTGGCGATTAACACATCAAATTTCTCCTTGCCATGGTAGAGGCTTAACAGTGCAGCGCTTGCACTTTCCACCACAGTCACTGCCAAAGTcaattcaatttaataattaattccaAATTAAGATTATTAGAGTGtgcataaattaaattattttagctGAGAAAATATTGCATAATTCAACTACAGTATATAAAAACTAATCGTAACGTACTAAAAGtaaataatgaattaaatagtttattttttccattttgatGCTCATTTGACATCCTCTaagtttatttattactttgttTTAACAGAAAAAATCTCGTAACTATTACCTAAATATATGTTCCCATAAAACCGGGCTTTTATTTAATAGCTCCAAACCACTTCTAATTATTCGCAGCCATATAGTTCACACGTGGCAGTATGCTTATCCcttacaattattaatatttacttgttactataaattaaagcaAGTAAACGATGGTTGTTAGTTGGTATACGTTTTCCTATTAATAagggaaataaataaataaataaaataaaataaaataaagatcaATCTTCCCCTAAACTTGTTTAGTTTGCAAAAATgctatttagatttttttaaaaataaaataaaatatgtaccCAGTTACGCATCATGAGAtgtgtgcaaaaaaaaaaaattgatttgaataATTTATGTAA from Ipomoea triloba cultivar NCNSP0323 chromosome 12, ASM357664v1 encodes the following:
- the LOC115999626 gene encoding uncharacterized protein LOC115999626 gives rise to the protein MAAFPSFPHNFRLVDMGEFAGFRHSFPQVTDGTNSSIGSLVFPPRRMHGVHVLLVERRADFVANGISMVAEILKQFSYEVTVVESASAALLSLYHGKEKFDVLIANFYLPDKEVNVKLLEEAIKRKLLVVQISDEKDENGDEVARSAIEQGVFLYLEKPFPVDMLKYLWQHVYRERRLMNHSTHQALDISMVAETLMNGQNNIVFTDNQTATEFATDSNNVNLVPTRRRGAKFKWTEELHAKFMEAVNQLGAGNCYPKEISEMMNVPGLTREKIASHLQRCRDNKWRPVEEHGNRRRSRTMRSTSQPRRPRHKKFGLMPTVEELEANNNGIMPPQAQIIAAAPPANADISSQNGGNNNNNEFVSSMTVSTNSVTNIDAGILQAVQSSAGIIQDLRLLGEVQTHPVVADSVTNTDVGVFQTGQSSAGIIHDRPPLEEVQTHPIVADFVTNTDVGVLEIGQSSAGTSHDPYRPQLEEVQTHPVVTDSLNIDETAFVNSSPIPWQFDDGLMFDDLLNIPEGMLPRIFFGRQLNFPF
- the LOC115999033 gene encoding lysine-specific demethylase JMJ25-like, giving the protein MEGSNEQDVKLEICLNLDTRLELHRPEEKEKSPELTQSEGAVSFTDVKVNAGSAAGEAKINGVSEVENVVKVKPENMKDASLPEQKPRRKRGRPPKNISKAELSSEAVFASEKGNLEGKMEEQQNRPRKRGRPPKNRAESDGDSKTKGLADESLEPDKDKRQCKGQMEENREEICTHVEMGEMQKPRRKRGRPPKSKNQADCAEKSLESGKEGVENGAPVKNNKPGRRGRKPKANRTQNQSLGEDGGLGLESENPAENDKKRRVKRQVRNQQEINKDGDGEEEQGKEKVCNELERNTCHQCKRNDKGRVVRCTSCNAKRYCLLCITRWYPGVPEEAFAEKCPVCLQNCNCKACLRLDGSIRAMKKLKFEVSLEEKVQYSKYILLLLLPFLRQFNAEQMTEREVEAKIRGVIPSELHLQEANCQQNERMYCNNCRTSIFDFHRSCSKCSYDLCLTCCQELRNGHLQGSEKEVAVKYINNGLEYLHGDTNSGTAMKGSSKKRVDYKVIEDVELKSELKPIDTEEKLFLPKPAGDCCLQWRSGENGEIPCPPDNMGGCNEGSLVLKHLLGENYVSELLAKAEEIAKTCKLDEVSGDSQQTCSCLKSVNMNDLRNMLCKAASRKDSDDNYLYFPEAKDLQHEDLKHFQWHWRKGEPVIVSNVLETTSGLSWEPRVMQRAFRQKRSQNHSFLLDVIAVNCLDWCEVQINISKFFKGYMDCQFDRYGWPQILKLKDWPPSNLFDERLPRHAAEFENCLPFKAYTSPKNGYLNIAVKLPEDSLKPDMGPKTYIAYGIHQELGRGDSVTKLHCDMSDAVNILTHAQGTKLTPEHLLTIEELKKRHAAQDQKELEMGDQQEKCESGVYALNDEYPRHDLVTKAKSVDQGDEKSAASMKLEMQGSTDGVLTGTRNIACTPETGANGEGAGCRSMNLNCDMQLSNDSEVLEHSDGGALWDIFRREDVPKLEKYLRKHFKEFRHIHCYPVPHVVHPIHDQAFYLTVEHKKRLKEEYGIEPWTFIQKLGDAVFIPAGCPHQVRNLKSCLKVAVDFVSPENIHECMRLTKEFRTLPQNHRAKEDKLEVKKMIICAVKDALNDIEKLTLEPTGTS